The DNA segment ATTCTAAAAACTTTGAAAACAGAGTTGGAGATAGTATTTATGTACCTAAACAAGCCAAGAAGAAATGGGGGCGACGGAAACGAAAGAAGAATTAATTGAAAACGTTCCCGAAATGACCAAAAAGACTGAAGTTTCGGGAAAAGAACAGATGAAACAGGACATGTCCGAGATTGAAAAAATCGAGACAAAATGTCCAGAATGTGAATCTGAAAAACTTATAAATGATCATGAACGTGGCGAGATCGTATGCGGTGCCTGTGGCCTGGTAATTGATGACAACCTGGTGGATATGGGACCAGAATGGAGGGCTTTTGACCATGAACAACGTGATAAAAGAACAAGGGTAGGTGCGCCCATCACTTACACAATTCACGATAAGGGTCTTTCCACCATGATCGACTGGCGGAACAAAGATATCTATGGAAGGGACATCCCCGCCAGGAACAGAGCGCAGTGGTATCGTCTGCGAAAATGGCAAAGAAAAATTAGGATATCTGGTGCAACCGAACGAAACTTAGCCTTTGCACTGTCTGAACTTGACCGTGACTCTTCTAGACTGGGACTTCCACGAAGTGTCAGAGAAGCTGCATCCGTAGTGTATCGTAATGCAGTAGAAAACAAACTCATTAGAGGACGTAGCATTGAAGGCGTGGTAGCAGCATCTCTTTATGCAGCTTGCAGAAGGTGTAATGTCCCCCGAACCCTTGATGAAATTGCAGAAGTATCCAGAGTTAGTAAGAAAGAAGTAGGTAGAACTTATCGTTTCCTTACCAGAGAACTCAATATCAAACTACCGCCAACTAGCCCAGTTGACTATGTGCCCCGTTTTGCCAGCGAATTGAATCTTTCAGGAGAAGTGCAATCAAAAGCCATAGAAATCATAGAAAAAGCCATGGAAAAAGGTTTAACTTCTGGAAGAGGGCCAACAGGAGTCGCTGCCGCAGCACTCTACATTGCCTCAGTATTACTGGGTGAAAGAAAAACCCAACGTGATGTGGCAGACATAGCAGGAGTGACAGAAGTAACTATTCGTAACCGATACAAAGAACTTACAGAACAGTTGGATATGGGTGTTACACTTTAATAATCCTTTAAGTAAATAGCGTGTGAAATATAGTTTCTATTTTTCACATTTTTATTTTTTATATGCATAGAAATTTCAGAGTTTAAAGATAAATGGATTAACGATTATTTAACTTAAAAATTCCAAAAAATCCGTAATTAGATTCATGAATAATAAACTAACCCAAGAACAAAAGGAGAAATAAATAATGTCTGTAGATTTTTACAAAAAAATTATGAAAATATCAAAGGTCATGGAAGAAAAAGGTGATGGAATTAGCTATATTCGTAACAAGAGTGATATTTACACCATTGGAACCAAAAAATATAGTGATGAAATAGCCAAATACCTTGATGAAAACGTTGAATCATGGGAAGGGTCTGAAGCCCAATTTTCCAAAAAGAAAGGTAAAAATAAACAATTAAACGGGAAAAAAGTAGGTTATCTGTGGAAAATACCCATAACTGAAGGAAAATAATTCCCCTCCATTTTTTTTAGCACTTAATTTCTTTAATTCTTACTATCAATCCATCTGAATAATCGATTTTTTCAAGAATATGTTATATTTTTGTTTCTATTCGAAAAAATTGAATAATTATTATAGTTTGTCTAACTGATTTTTGAGCACCTTATATAAGTTTTCTGCGCCGATTATCTTTTCAGATCCCATATCCCAACCAGAAGGGTGTAAAATGAATGGTTGGTTTTGTTCACCACCTAAACCACCATGACTACCCACCAGCTCTTCAAAAGCAGCCACTTCATTAGTTGCAGGATCGTAAAAGCTGTTAACCAAAATATCTGGAGCATATTTAAAACTATCGGTACGGGAAAGATGAATATCTGCTCTTGGTCCAAAAACAGTTAAGGGGTCTTCACCTTCAATTGTGCCGTCTTTAAGAAAGTGTACACCTTTACTTCCCATTGCCATTGGACCGAACTCTTGAGACCTTACCATTATAAATCCCACACCTTCATGTTGAACCAGACCTGGAATTAAATCTGGATAAAAAATCTTTATTTGTTCAAAATTTAGTCTTTCAACGTGTTCTGTGAGATAAATTAATCCCAAATTTCCTGATGCAAGGACAATAACTTGAGCTTCGCTAGATGATGGCGTTTTTTCAGGAATTTTACTATTATTATGACGTTGCAAGTAAGTTAAAACCTTTTCTTTTAACGAAGGAGAGTTATCAATCTTTTCCACAGCTTTATCAAAAAAATACTTAGTTTCATCTGCCACCATTTCACTTTTAACTTTAATATACTGTTTACTATCCTCAATGGGATTTTGAATCATTTGCCCGAAATGGTCTTCATTTGAGGAAAGTTCACTATAGATGGTAGTATCTGGAGGCATTAAGTTTCTGACTAAATCTTCTAAAGTCAACCCATACCTCTGCAAGAAGGTTGCACCATTGGTTTGGCCATGATCAGACTGCACCACTAATTCATAAGGACGTGGCGCATATTTTTTAGCATTTTCCAAACGATGCACTTGCCTGTCTAATTTTTTAAGGGCATAAAAAGCATCCCAGTCTCTAACTCCCGAATGATGAGCTATTTCATCATAGCCAAGATAAGTTACATAAGCAACATCAATTTCACCTTCTAACATATCCCCAATAAGAACTGCAGTAGTTATTTCACGTAAAAAAACGTTAGCCCCAGCTCTTACAAATGGATAAATAAAACCTCGCCTTATACGAGGTTTTTTATTTATTACCCAGTGTACAAATTGAGAAGCAAAATCCATGAAAACATCCCAACAGAATAGGGCCACAATACGAGTGAAATTTGAAGGATAAGAATATACATAATACCATGCACGTGTGTAAAACCTTTTCAAGTTTTTCAGTTGACTATATGTGAAAATAACATCAGCAGCATCACCAGAGAAAAGGTTACTTCTGCTGGCCCCCTTATTTTTTAAAAGACCATTTCCATCAGAAATCCGTTTTTCAATTAGGGGAGCATCAGAAAATCCGGTTGAAACCATTATTTTGTTGTTTTTATCCTTTTCAACCCATCGAAAAGCAGGAATATCCTGGTTATTTCCATGTAATATGCCTGCTTGGCTAGCTCCAGTCTGACTTGAAAGATCAGTTTCCCATCCAGTAACCTTATGAGTTCCTTCCTCTAACCATTTTTGGAGAGTAGGCATACAACCTTTTTCAATAGCTTCGTTTAATACGTTAAGAGAAAGTCCATCTATTTCCAGGAATATAACTCCTTTTTTTCCTTTAAGTTTGATTTTTCCTTTTTTAACTTTTCTAATAACACTACGATAATACGTGGCATCATCATCAATGGTTAAAATAGCTGATAAAAATGTTGTGACAGCAGCCATTGCAATGGGAGTGAGTATTAAAGCTGGGCCTCCAATGGTAAAACCATCTACAAAATTACTGGCCAACCATATTATAAAGCCATTTAGTAAGAGAGCTCCTATCCCCACAGTGAAAACCATGAATGGTAAGAGTATTTTTGTCAGAAGGGGCCAGAATAAAATATTTAAAAGTCCAACGAATCCTGCGGCAAAAAACGCCATATACCGATTACTGAAATGCAAACCAACCGAAAAATAGTCAATAATTAAAAAACCAAGGAAACCTCCAATCCACATAACTAGTATTCGGCCTAACCAGTAAAACCGGGAACGATCTTGAACATTATCTTGCCAATCCAAAACATATTTTTCCATATTTTCCATCTAGGCTACTCCATAGGACTATTCCAACCATTAATTATTTAACTGGACATTTAAGATTAAAAATAGTGATTTCAGGGTCACAGTTTATCCTCAACCAGAACACATTTGTTCCCAAGCCCCGGCTGGTGTACTGGACCATATCCCCCACCATATATTTCCCAACAGGATATTTAAGAAAATGAGGCCCTCTGACAAAGGTTCCCAAACCTGGGATGAGAAACTGCCCACCATGGGAATGACCAGATATTTGAAGGCTGAATCGTCCAGTGCTAGAGCTTATATCTGCAAAATCTGGTTCATGTGCCAGGAGTATGGCTGGACCTTCTTCTGGAAGTTTTTCCATAACCATATCCAGCCGATTCATACCCAACATAACACTATCAACACCAGCTATATGGAGTGGAGCGTCATAACGATAAATAGTATAAAAATCGTTGCTAACATCAATTATATTGCTTCTTTTCAATATTTTGCGAATTTTTTCAGCACCCAACCAGTGATCATGGTTTCCTAAAACTGCAATAGTGGAATCCTTGGGTTTTAACCTTTTTAACGAGTTTTCGAGATCCCAGGCAACATCATCCAAAACATATGAAATAAAATCTCCAGTTATGGTTATAGAATCTGGGTTTTCTTTATTGAGAATATCTATAACTCCATCAAGATGTTTAGGTGTAATCCATTGGCCTAAATGAATGTCAGAAATGTTTGCAATACAATAATCATTGAAAGAAGGATCCAATCCTTGAATTGTAACATCAACGTGTTCCACTTTGAAATCTTTATGATTGAATTCAGGTTTTCCTATTTTATTGCGCCAATGATTCATGCCTCTTTGAACCTTTTGCATGTATTTTAAAGTATTTGGATTTTTTTTCTTCATAATTGAATCATTGTCCCTAAGATATACTTGTTATAACTTGTGTGAACTGGAATAATTTTTTCAAAAAGATGAGAATATACGAAAAATGTATGTTGTGATTCATATTATATTTTTTTAAAAATGCCAAATTGCGATTTTTAACTTAATACCAAAATATGGGAATTATGAAACATTCCATACAACAATTGTAGTAAACCAAGTTCAAAATAAATAGTATTTTTTATTTCCATTTTATCACCAAATTTCCTTTAACCTTCTCTTTCTGCTGTTCTATAAGTAAAACTCCCTAATATGCTTCAAATGTTCCACCCGCATTGTCAGTAAATAAATCATTCATTGTGTGTCTAGGTGTTTTGGGTTGGGAGCCTTACATCTAAATGTTTCCACTTTTTGTTCCAGAATGCCCTTTGGAAAATTTTATCATCCAGCATATTCACCCATTTCCAATACACCCCATAGATTGATGCAATTATTATAATAAAAATTGCCATGTAAGTTATTGGATTTTAACTGCCATAATAGTGCATAGTGTAAATCATCATCCCTATTAGAGATAAGTATTAGGGGAGCATGGAATGCTGGATAAAAATAAATAAGAAAATTACCAATCCACAAATAATAAAAAAATCTAGGCAGTTTCTGTTGGGATAATAACTAAGAAAAGAAAAGGGAATTATAAAAAATTTAAAAGAAAAGAGAATGAGGTCTGCAATTGGAACAAAAAGGTTTCAAGGGGAATTTAATAAGATTTTTAAAACCCATTGGTAAACCACCATGGAAACATGCGCTTAAATCCATCTTTTTAATGGTTTTAGCTTGTTTATTAGCTAAATTTATCGGTTTTGATCAGGGAATAAAATTAATAGTTTTTACCACTCTTATAGCAACTATACTCATAGATGTTCAATTCCCATTACGTAAGATTATTCCTCTAACATTCATAGGATTTTTAATAACTTTTTTAGCTTTTATTAGTTCATCATTGGCCCTTACCAGCTTGCCTGTGTTTCTATTTTTCGCGGTTGTTTGGGCATTTTTCAGTCTTTCCCTGTACATTTTTAGCGAAACAATGGGACTTTTTGGATTCCTTATATTCAGTGGCTACTTCTTGTCAGTGCTGCTGGTAAACCCTGAGGTTTCCACTTGGGACTTGGCACTTTACATAATTTTTGCCTACTTGATTGGATCTTTTCTTTTCATACCAAAGTTCTTGGGAAGAAAAGAAGATCTTTTGAACATGATTTCCTCACCATTCAGACCAAGAACATCTCTGGAGCATGTTTTATCAGTACGTGAAGCATTATCAGACTTGCCTATTGATCGTAGGGATTATGAACTATTCCAAGTTGGAACTTTTCTTGTTGGCTTAAGAGAATACAGTAAAATTGTTTTAATCAAATTATCAGGAAAATCTCGTGATTTATTCCAGAATTTTATGGATACTGCCAATAAAACTAGCCAGGAAATAGCTTCCAGTGTAAAAAGAGATCCAAACCCAGTCCCCCTTGGATTATTGGATCAGAAAATAGAAAGTATGGAAAAAAAATTAACCAGCGATCCCAGTGGAAATACAGTTGTTCGTTTATCTAAAGATATACAAAAAATATTTACAAGAACTAATATACTATTACAAGCTGAATATCCTTCTTTAGAAAAAAATATGACATATT comes from the Methanobacterium sp. genome and includes:
- a CDS encoding phage holin family protein; translated protein: MENMEKYVLDWQDNVQDRSRFYWLGRILVMWIGGFLGFLIIDYFSVGLHFSNRYMAFFAAGFVGLLNILFWPLLTKILLPFMVFTVGIGALLLNGFIIWLASNFVDGFTIGGPALILTPIAMAAVTTFLSAILTIDDDATYYRSVIRKVKKGKIKLKGKKGVIFLEIDGLSLNVLNEAIEKGCMPTLQKWLEEGTHKVTGWETDLSSQTGASQAGILHGNNQDIPAFRWVEKDKNNKIMVSTGFSDAPLIEKRISDGNGLLKNKGASRSNLFSGDAADVIFTYSQLKNLKRFYTRAWYYVYSYPSNFTRIVALFCWDVFMDFASQFVHWVINKKPRIRRGFIYPFVRAGANVFLREITTAVLIGDMLEGEIDVAYVTYLGYDEIAHHSGVRDWDAFYALKKLDRQVHRLENAKKYAPRPYELVVQSDHGQTNGATFLQRYGLTLEDLVRNLMPPDTTIYSELSSNEDHFGQMIQNPIEDSKQYIKVKSEMVADETKYFFDKAVEKIDNSPSLKEKVLTYLQRHNNSKIPEKTPSSSEAQVIVLASGNLGLIYLTEHVERLNFEQIKIFYPDLIPGLVQHEGVGFIMVRSQEFGPMAMGSKGVHFLKDGTIEGEDPLTVFGPRADIHLSRTDSFKYAPDILVNSFYDPATNEVAAFEELVGSHGGLGGEQNQPFILHPSGWDMGSEKIIGAENLYKVLKNQLDKL
- a CDS encoding transcription initiation factor IIB, with product MKQDMSEIEKIETKCPECESEKLINDHERGEIVCGACGLVIDDNLVDMGPEWRAFDHEQRDKRTRVGAPITYTIHDKGLSTMIDWRNKDIYGRDIPARNRAQWYRLRKWQRKIRISGATERNLAFALSELDRDSSRLGLPRSVREAASVVYRNAVENKLIRGRSIEGVVAASLYAACRRCNVPRTLDEIAEVSRVSKKEVGRTYRFLTRELNIKLPPTSPVDYVPRFASELNLSGEVQSKAIEIIEKAMEKGLTSGRGPTGVAAAALYIASVLLGERKTQRDVADIAGVTEVTIRNRYKELTEQLDMGVTL
- a CDS encoding metallophosphoesterase, with product MKKKNPNTLKYMQKVQRGMNHWRNKIGKPEFNHKDFKVEHVDVTIQGLDPSFNDYCIANISDIHLGQWITPKHLDGVIDILNKENPDSITITGDFISYVLDDVAWDLENSLKRLKPKDSTIAVLGNHDHWLGAEKIRKILKRSNIIDVSNDFYTIYRYDAPLHIAGVDSVMLGMNRLDMVMEKLPEEGPAILLAHEPDFADISSSTGRFSLQISGHSHGGQFLIPGLGTFVRGPHFLKYPVGKYMVGDMVQYTSRGLGTNVFWLRINCDPEITIFNLKCPVK